The Chloracidobacterium sp. genome contains the following window.
ACGCCCGGGAACTGCCAGTCGATAACAGACGACGGCACATTGTCAGGCAGATCAAGGAATGCACCCGCGATGGAGCGGCACAAACGCTCGCGATCTATACACTTGCAACAAAGTTGTGGCGGTCGGCGTAGGTGTCGGCCGACTCATCGTATTCGCGATCATTTGTTGGCAATACATACCAAAACAATTCTTAAAGACCTGCCACGAAATATCCGTGCAAATGTGATTTAAATCATATCCAGCGCACTATTTTGCTAATAAACTTTGCCTTGCGGCCACCCCTATAGAGTGTTTTTACATAGCTCTTGCACCCAGCTTGTCGAAAATATGCTCGGAGGTTCAAATGAGAAAATCGTCGATAAAATCCGAACCAAAAGCTCGAAATATTCGAGTACGTGTGGTTAATGGAATTGTACTCGTCGTCTTTATATCTATCGCAACGGTGTTTTTGGCGGCTAGTTTCTGGACCGATCCGGTAAAGAGCAAAAATGATCCCATATTTCCGCAAGTCAACAAAGCCGCTCAAACTGAAGAATCCGATGACCCCGCGGTCTGGGGGAAGCGATTTCCGCTACACTACGAACTCTTTAAGAAGACAGTCGATCAATCCCGTACGCGATTTGGCGGGAGTGAGGCGGTACAAGTAACGCCTAAAGATTCCGACCCGCGATCGGTCGTATCGCAGTCGCGTCTGGAGGAAGATCCGCGTCTGGTCACAATGTGGAATGGCTATGCATTCTCAGTCGATTTTCGCGAAGAACGCGGATACGCTTATATGCTTGACGACCAGACATTTACCGGTCGCCAAGCGGTCGTCAAACAGCCCGGGTCGTGTATCAATTGCCACGCATCTACCTATCTGACATACAAACGGCTTGGCGACGGCGACATTTTTAAGGGGTTTGACGCACTCAATAAGATGCCATTTACCGACGCCCGCAAAGAGGTGAGCCATCCGGTGTCGTGTATCGATTGTCACGACTCCAAGACGTTGAAACTCCGCATTACAAAGCCGGCATTTATGGTCGGGATAGCAGCCTATAAGGCGTCTCAAGGCGTAAAAGATTACGACGTAAACCGTGATGCAACGCGAAACGAAATGCGTTCGTTTGTCTGCGGACAATGTCACGTCGAATACTATTTCAAGGGCGAGGGAAAAACATTGACCTTCCCGTGGAGTAATGGACTGAAAGTGGACAATATTCTCGCCTACTATGATGAAGCAAAGCACAAGGACTGGGTGCATAAGGAAACCGGTGCGGAGGTGTTAAAGGCGCAGCATCCTGAATTTGAAATGTTTAACCAAGGGTCGCACGGACGTGCGGGCGTTTCCTGTGCCGATTGTCATATGCCGAAAACGGCCGGGCTCGCGAAGATAACTGATCATTGGATCCGCAGCCCGCTCTTAAACATCGCTCAATCTTGCCAGGCGTGCCACAAGGCTGACTCGGATGAATTGAAGTCGCGGGCAGAGACGATCCAGAATCGGACCTATAGCCTCCGAAATCTAGCTATGGACGCTCTGATGGATCTGATCGCCCAGATAAAGGCCGCGAAGGCAGCAGGTCGATCAGACGCCGATCTTTCCGCCGCGAGAGACTATCAAAGAAAGGCCCAATTCTATCTGGACTTTATCGAAGCCGAAAACTCTATGGGGTTTCACGCCCCGCAAGAGTCAACAAGGGTCCTGGGCGAATCGATCAATTTTTCTAGATTTGGATTGATGAGCCTTGGAGGCTTTAAGCCGGTCCATCCGTTTCAAGGCAAAACGGAATAGATGACGGACGGCGACGCTTGTTTAACCACGATCGTCGCACCGCCCGAAGGGAATTATTAAAAATAACTAATATGTGTAAGTACGTTAAAAATGTCGGAATTGTAATAGTTTTTATCTTGGTCACGGGGTTTATCACGAGTGCCCAGAGCACGGTCCCGCCAACGGATGTTGGGTCTGCTCGCCCGATGCCTTCGGCAACGCCAACGGATGATGCGATGCGAAATCGGGTAAAGCTGCTTGAGGAGCAGGTTGAAATGATGCGGCGTGAACTAGCTGAGCTGAGATCGGCGGTCGGTAAAAATAGCAATTCTGGAGCCGACACGTCTGCAAAGGCCGAGCCGAAACCTGCGGTGGCCCAAAAAGTCGAAGCCGTGGCCGCGGCGCCTGCGAAAAAAGATCTCGGTATGGATGTCGGCTCAGCCAGACTGACGCCTTACGGAATATTGTTTTTCAATGCCTTTGGAAACAGCGGCGGTACAAACAACTCCGATATTCCGCTATTTGCTACAACGAGCGGCACCGGGAATGTGAGTGCGAGTGTCCGGCAGACTCGTCTGGGCATACGGCTTGAGGGTGCAAAGGTCGGCAAGGCAAGGCTCTCGGCCATCTTCGAAGGCGACTTTTTCGGCGGGTTCCCTTCGGTCGCCATCGGTGAGAACTTTGGCGTGTTTCGACTGCGTTTAGCAAACGCGCGTCTCGATTGGGAAAAAACGTCCATGACGATCGGCCAAGACTGGATGGTATTTGCGCCTGCCAGTCCGACATCACTCGCTGCAGCGGGCATCCCGCAAATGGCGGCGTCCGGCAATCTCTGGTCGCGCTTACCACAGGTAAAAGTAGAGCGGAAACTAACTCCTCACGTTACTTTGCAAGCTGCATTGCTCGCCCCGCAGACCGGTGATTTTGCAACGAACGCGGCCTTCTTTTTACAACCGACGAGCGGCACTGCATCTCGCGTGCCGTATCTGCAGAGCCGTATCGCGTTTAGCGGGAAGAATTGGTTCCAGAGCAAAAAAGCGGGTTCGATCGGCATCTCGGGCCATTACGGCCGATCCGCGGTCTTCACGGGTGCAAATAATGTTAGAAACGATCTCGATTCGGTCGGGCTTGCCTTGGACTGGAATCTTCCGTTCTCAAAGCGACTGTCGTTGACCGGCGAGGCGTTTGTCGGCCGCAATCTCGGTGGATTTCAGGGCGGCGTCTTTCAGGGTTACAACACTGACTTTGCATACCGACAGGGCGTAGCTTCGACGGCGGGAGGCGTGCGTGCGATCGGGACCCGAGGCGGTTGGGCACAGATCGGATTTACCCCTAAGGTCCTAAAAGATCGATTGGGCATCTACGGAACGGTAGGCATCGATGATCCTAAAAACAGCGATCTGACGAGCATTGCAAGCCGCGATTGGCGGCTCAGGAATATGTCCGTCGCGGGTGAGATGATATATAAGTTCACACCGCAATTCTCGTTCGGGATCGAGTATCGCGGATTCTGGACGACCTATATGCTCCGCGGACAGCAGCACGCGAATCACGTAAATCTGGCGGCAAGTTATTCATTTTAATGGTTGCGGAGGTCGGGCCGTTACCTGATTTTGTCAATTGAGGCATAAATGCGTTAAAATCTGCGTGCCCTAACGATCAATTTAACGCACAGTCCATATGCTTTTTTTGACGCAATCTGCCGCAGTTTACGGTATCGACGCCTTAATTGTAGATATAGAGGTCAATCTGCGCCCGGCGAGCGGCGACGGAGATCAGACGCCGGGCGTAACGATCGTCGGCCTGCCGGACACCGCAGTGCGGGAATCGCGTGAGCGAATCCGAGCGGCGATCGCGAACAGTAACTATTTTTTCCCCTTAGATAAGGCGACTGTCAATCTCGCTCCGGCGGACGTGCGCAAGGAAGGTGCTAGTTTTGACCTGCCCATAGCTCTCGGCATACTTGGGGCAAACGGCGATCTGACCAACGGACAGGGACTCGAGCGCACGATGAGCGTCGGCGAACTGTCGCTTGACGGTCGAGTGCGACCCGTACGTGGGGCTTTGTCGATCGCCCTCGCGGCACGCGAAAACGGCGTTGTAAACCTTCTGGTTCCCGAAGAGAATGCAACCGAGGCGGCGGTCGTGAAGGGTGTGAACGTTTTTCCGGTTCGAGATCTCCGGTCGGCCGCCGAACTTGTCATCGACCTCGATGCCGGAAGGCTGACAAAGATCAGGCCGCTCGTTCTGGACATTTCGGAACTCCGCGAGCGGGAGAATCATTATAACGTCGATTTTTCTGAGGTTCGAGGCCAACAGACTGCCAAACGGGCATTGGAGGTCGCCAGTGCCGGTGGGCACAATATACTTTTTATCGGCCCGCCCGGATCCGGCAAGACTATGTTGGCTAAGCGTTTGCCGACGATATTGCCACCGCTCGAGTTTGAAGAAGCTCTCGAGATCACGAAAATACATTCGGTCGCAGGACTAACCGGCAAGTCGGGTTTGGTTACTGACCGTCCGTTCAAATCTCCGCATCATACGGTCAGTCAGGCCGGATTGATCGGGGGTGGATCGATCCCAAAGCCGGGCGAAGTCTCGTTGGCTCATTTGGGCGTTTTGTTTTTGGATGAACTGCCGGAATTTGACCGGAGCGTGCTCGAAGTCCTCCGCCAACCGCTCGAGGACAAGATGGTGACCATCTCGCGGGCGGCGACCTCGATGACATTTCCCGCTGATTTTACAATGGTCGCGTCGATGAATCCGTGTCCGTGCGGATACTTTGGTTCCACGCGCGAGTGCAAATGCTCAGGGCCGATGATCCAGCGATATGTCGGCAAGATATCGGGTCCGTTAATGGACCGCATTGATATCCATATCGACGTGCCTGCGGTGAAGTTTGACGAACTGCGAGGCCGGGGAGTGCCGCAAGGCGAGAGTTCGGCGGTAGTCCGCGAACGAGTGATAGAGGCCCGCAAGATCCAACTCACGAGATTTGAGGGCAAGTCCTTTTCAAATTCTGCGATGTCGCCAAAGCAGATCCGCACATTCTGTGCTCTCGACACTGAGTGCGAAAACCTACTCGAGAAGGCGATGCAAAGACAGGGTTTGTCCGCTCGCGCCCACGACCGCATATTAAAGGTCTCGCGTACCATCGCCGATCTCGAAGGCAGCAGCAACATTCAACCGACCCATATCAGCGAGGCGATCAATTATCGTTCGCTTGATCGCAATTACTGGACTTGAACCCTACCGGAATACTGCATTGGCCGTGCAGAACTTTGACTGTGACGTGAAAGATTGTAAACTCTGAAATCTTGAACGATGGTGATATCCTTTAATCATTTGCGGATATAGCCGATCACACAAACGGGTAACCGCAAGGCATATAAATATTGATGTCCACAACTTTTGGCGAAAACATAAGTGGCTTTGAACAATTGCCGCAGACCATTCCGCATTTTTGCTTTGAGTCGTTCAGACGGAACGACAAGCAGGACGCACTTGCATACAAGGCAGGGGATATCTGGAAACATCTGAGCGGCACAGAGGTGATCGAGCGGGTGAAGCGTATCGCCGCCGGTCTCGCATCGCTGGGCGTAAAGGCCGGTGACCGAGTCGCGATCATTTCCGAAAATCGACCGGAATGGTCATTTGTGGATCTTGCGATCCTCAGTTTGCGGGCCGTTAATGTGCCGATCTATACCACTCAGGCAGTCGAACAGATCCGCTTCATACTCGAAAATTCGGGAGCAAAAATCTTGTTCATTTCGGGCAGGAAACTCTGGAAGCACGCAGAGAATGCTATTCAGAGCGTCGAACGACTCGAAAAGCTGGTCTTTTTTGACATTGACGGAAAGCCCGAAGGGAATAGCCGGGCGACGACTCTGGCTGACATCGAGGCGAAGGGTGATGAATTTAACCGCATCGACCGCGACGCCGTCGACCGCACAATGGCCGAGATCGAAACCACGGATCTCGCGACGATCATCTATACGTCCGGTACGACGGGCGAGCCAAAAGGCGTGATGCTGACCCACGAGAATTTTGTCTCAAATATCCTCGCCGTCTCAAAGGCTTTGCCTATCAGGAATTCGGACCGCAGTCTGGCGGTGCTACCGCTATCGCATATCTTTGAACGGACCGTATTTTACGTGCTCTGCTCGAATGGTGTATCGATCCATTATTGTGCCGCGTTCGATCAACTCGCTTCACATTTGCAAGAGGTCAAACCGACGATAATGACGGCGGTACCGAGGCTTTTCGAGCAGGTCTATCACAAGATAGTGAAGAAAGGGAAAGCGGCTGGTGGATGGAAAACCAAGCTTTTTGAATGGGCTCTGGTGGTCGGACAGGAATACTCGGATGCTAAGGATCGACACGGATCGCTCTCACCCTTACTGGCCGCCCGGCACGCTTTAGCCAGTCGGCTTGTGTTTTCAAAATGGCGCGACGGTGTTGGCGGCAGTCTTCGCTTTTTCGTGTCCGGCGGAGCACCACTATCGAGAAGGCTGTCGTATGCGTTTTTAGCGGCCGGCATCCCGATCTTGCAGGGATATGGTATGACCGAGGCATGCGTGACGTCTGCAAACCGTCCGGAGGATAACAAGGTCGGCTCGATCGGGCGTCCTTTTGACGGGATCGAGATGAAGATCGCGGAGAAGGACGGCGAAATTCTGATCCGCGGCAGAAACGTAATGCAGGGCTATTATAATAATCCTGAGGAAACCGCCAAAGTGATCGATGACGAAGGGTTTTACCACACGGGCGATGTCGGCTATCAGGACAATGACGGCCATTTTTACATAACAGACCGCATCAAGGACCTATTTAAGCTCTCGAACGGTAAATATGTCGCACCGCTTCAGGTCGAAAGCCTTTTGAAGCAAAGTCCGCTTGTTTCCCAACCCGTCGTAGTCGGTTCGGGCCGGAAACAGGTCGGTGCCCTGATCGTGCCTGATTGGGATGCGTTAAAAGAAGAAATGAGGGCCGAAGGGCATCCCGCGACCGGCACGCGCGAAGAACTTTGCGAGGATCCGCAGTTCGTCAAACGAGTCCAACGTGACGCGATCGATCTTACCCGGGAACTCAGCGATTATGAACGTGTAAAACGCGTCTATCTCCTACCAAGAGAGTTTTCGATCGACAAAGGTGAAATGACACCGACGCTCAAGATAAAACGGGGCGTCATAGACGAAAAATTTGGTGAGGCGATCGACGAGATCTGCGGCAGTTAACTGCGAAAAGAATTCAATTGAGTAAGCATTCGAGTGAGGCCGGATCATCGTGCTTAAGTTTTAAGAGCGATTCGGCCAATTCAAATAACGGAGCGGGAATTGCCGTTGGAATTGCGTCCGCCATCTCCTCACCGCTTATTTGTGGGTATCGGGAGTAGAACTCCGCCTCTGCCGCACAAAATTCGCAGTAATGCAGATGCCCACGCACCTCAGAGCAGCGATACCTGGCGAGGTCGCCGGTTTGGAATTCAAGCAGCTCTTCCGATGTGGGACAGGCTTCGTTCTTAGAAAAATTTACCATACAAAAAACAAGCGATCAAAAAATCGCACGAGTAGCACGTTGAGTCAGGAGCTAAGGTTACGCCGGCCTATTTTTCTTCTGCTACTCGAAAATAAATCAGCAATCAGGCTTTGCTTCCATAACTTTCGAGGAAAAGTTTCGCTAAATTTGTTCAGGGACTGACCATTTCTCGCCAATCCGGCCCGTAAACTACTTAAATGCAACGTTTAAGAATATATGCACAACAAAAACAAACAAAAGAAAAACTTGTTGCTCAAATAGAATTTTCCTGCTAGTATCTTAAATGTAGGCAGTGAGACAGGAATGTTTCACACTACACCAACCCGGTTCGGCACCTCGCTCAGCGGCCGCACCAAACATAAAGTTTCTCAACTTTCCCCCACCAAGCGAAACAGCAGCCGCACGTTTTGAGCGATCTAACGTTGCCCGTAGAGCATCAACGAACAGGCCATTTTGGGCTATATCGTCAAGATCGCTCGCCGAACGCGAACCCTTTCGATGGTTGAAACTACCGCAGGTTTATTATGAACGAAATGAAAGTGCAGGTATCTCTGCCAAAAAACATCCAAGGCCGACAGTTCAAGGTGGGTAAATGGAATGCCAGTCTCGAAAAATCTGATGTTAATCAGATCTGGACTGAACTTCATCGCATAGTGTCTTCGCACCCGCTGGTTCGGGCGTCGAAAAGGGCGGGATTCCTTGTCGAAGAGGGAAAGCAAAACGCCTACACTGACCTCACACAGGAATTGTTCGTCGCATTGCTCAGCAAAGAGAGATTTCAGCACTATATAGATACTCAGATGACCGATCCTGAGATCGAAGCTGAGATCAGTCAGATCGAACTCACAAATTTGTTGACCGCGGAATTGAGAAAGCGTTATCCGGAATCATACCGTCTAGCTCGTCGTGTCTCAACGCTCATTCAAACAAGTGAGACATTCAAGCGTTTTGATAATATCGGCAATCCGGAGGCCCATCGCCGCCTTGCGGACCGACTTTACGGGCTCGCCGTTTGGGCCAATCAGAAATCGCGTCGTGACGTGCAGGAAATGGACGAGCGAGTAAAGGCGGTCTCATTTCAAAAGCGCGATACGAGGATGGTGGGCTGCACCGGTGATGCTCAGATCGTGATCAGCAATGTCGAACTTGAGAAGCTGATAATACGCGTATTTAAGGCGATCGATTCGCCGGTCGACGTTCGTTCGCTTCGGTCATTTGTAATGTCGAGGCTTCCTATAATGGA
Protein-coding sequences here:
- a CDS encoding YifB family Mg chelatase-like AAA ATPase encodes the protein MLFLTQSAAVYGIDALIVDIEVNLRPASGDGDQTPGVTIVGLPDTAVRESRERIRAAIANSNYFFPLDKATVNLAPADVRKEGASFDLPIALGILGANGDLTNGQGLERTMSVGELSLDGRVRPVRGALSIALAARENGVVNLLVPEENATEAAVVKGVNVFPVRDLRSAAELVIDLDAGRLTKIRPLVLDISELRERENHYNVDFSEVRGQQTAKRALEVASAGGHNILFIGPPGSGKTMLAKRLPTILPPLEFEEALEITKIHSVAGLTGKSGLVTDRPFKSPHHTVSQAGLIGGGSIPKPGEVSLAHLGVLFLDELPEFDRSVLEVLRQPLEDKMVTISRAATSMTFPADFTMVASMNPCPCGYFGSTRECKCSGPMIQRYVGKISGPLMDRIDIHIDVPAVKFDELRGRGVPQGESSAVVRERVIEARKIQLTRFEGKSFSNSAMSPKQIRTFCALDTECENLLEKAMQRQGLSARAHDRILKVSRTIADLEGSSNIQPTHISEAINYRSLDRNYWT
- a CDS encoding long-chain fatty acid--CoA ligase, yielding MSTTFGENISGFEQLPQTIPHFCFESFRRNDKQDALAYKAGDIWKHLSGTEVIERVKRIAAGLASLGVKAGDRVAIISENRPEWSFVDLAILSLRAVNVPIYTTQAVEQIRFILENSGAKILFISGRKLWKHAENAIQSVERLEKLVFFDIDGKPEGNSRATTLADIEAKGDEFNRIDRDAVDRTMAEIETTDLATIIYTSGTTGEPKGVMLTHENFVSNILAVSKALPIRNSDRSLAVLPLSHIFERTVFYVLCSNGVSIHYCAAFDQLASHLQEVKPTIMTAVPRLFEQVYHKIVKKGKAAGGWKTKLFEWALVVGQEYSDAKDRHGSLSPLLAARHALASRLVFSKWRDGVGGSLRFFVSGGAPLSRRLSYAFLAAGIPILQGYGMTEACVTSANRPEDNKVGSIGRPFDGIEMKIAEKDGEILIRGRNVMQGYYNNPEETAKVIDDEGFYHTGDVGYQDNDGHFYITDRIKDLFKLSNGKYVAPLQVESLLKQSPLVSQPVVVGSGRKQVGALIVPDWDALKEEMRAEGHPATGTREELCEDPQFVKRVQRDAIDLTRELSDYERVKRVYLLPREFSIDKGEMTPTLKIKRGVIDEKFGEAIDEICGS
- a CDS encoding ammonia-forming cytochrome c nitrite reductase subunit c552, giving the protein MRKSSIKSEPKARNIRVRVVNGIVLVVFISIATVFLAASFWTDPVKSKNDPIFPQVNKAAQTEESDDPAVWGKRFPLHYELFKKTVDQSRTRFGGSEAVQVTPKDSDPRSVVSQSRLEEDPRLVTMWNGYAFSVDFREERGYAYMLDDQTFTGRQAVVKQPGSCINCHASTYLTYKRLGDGDIFKGFDALNKMPFTDARKEVSHPVSCIDCHDSKTLKLRITKPAFMVGIAAYKASQGVKDYDVNRDATRNEMRSFVCGQCHVEYYFKGEGKTLTFPWSNGLKVDNILAYYDEAKHKDWVHKETGAEVLKAQHPEFEMFNQGSHGRAGVSCADCHMPKTAGLAKITDHWIRSPLLNIAQSCQACHKADSDELKSRAETIQNRTYSLRNLAMDALMDLIAQIKAAKAAGRSDADLSAARDYQRKAQFYLDFIEAENSMGFHAPQESTRVLGESINFSRFGLMSLGGFKPVHPFQGKTE